One Nocardiopsis gilva YIM 90087 genomic window, CCGTGCCCAGGCGGTCGAGGGAGACCGTGGTCCATGGCCCGCCGTCGGTGGCGGCGGAGCCGTCCGGCGCCGGTGCCGCGCCCTCCTCGCCGTCGGCCTCGCATGGGGCCGCGGCCGTGTCCGCGCCGTCGGCCGCGTCCGACGACCCGTCCGCCAGCAGCTCGGCCGCGGCCAGCAGCGCGATGCGGGCGATGGTGCCGGTCCCGGGGAAGACGCGGTCGGTGAGGTAGCCCTCGGGGTCGACGGCCAGGACGCCCTGCGAGCGCACCTCCAGGCGCAGGCCCAGCAGCTCCTCCAGCAGGTGCGCCTCGGAGCGCAGGTTGGTCCGCAGCCAGTCCCACTGCTCGGGGGCCAGGCCGGAGGCGAGCACGACCGGGTCCTCGACCAGGCGGCGGCGCACGCGGTGGCGCTCCTCGGCGCCCGCGCCCGCTGACCGGCTCAGCGCCTCGGCCGAGGGGAAGCGCCCCAGCGGCGCCGCGACCAGATGGCCCAGCAGCTCCAGGTCGACGGTGAGCAGCGCCTCGCGGCTCGCGTCGTCGGCCCACGGGGCGACACTGCCGTCGGTCTCGGTGAGCACACCCAGGTCGATCAGCAGCCGCAGGGCCGCGGCGAGGGCGCGCCGGTCCACGATGCCCGTGCCCAGGTCCAGCCCGGCCTCGGTCCCGGCCGCGCGCACGTCGGCGACCAGCCCGGACAGCAGGAGCTGCCGCCCGCCGCCGGTGAGGGCGGCCAGCACCAGGGCCAGGTAGGCGTAGCCGCGCGGGGTGAAGGGGGCGCCGTTGTGCTTGTGCGCGCCGCGCACGCCGTCGGGCGTGCGTCCGGTCTTGTACAGCCGGGCGAACGTCGGCTCGATGACCAGCCGGTAGCCGAGGTACCCGGCGAACAGCGCCTGCAGCCGGTCGGCGTAGCGGCGCATCGCCGGAAGCGCGTCGCCGTCGGGGCCGTCGGCGCGCAGCAGCGGGCGGCGCAGCAGCACCCGCGCGCACCGGCGCACCTGGGCGGCCTCGATGGCGTCCAGTCCGCCGAAGGCGGCCTTTTCGGGCGACCCCAGCGGATCCCTGCGGCTCACCGTCGGGCCTCCTCGTCTGCGGTATCGGCACCCTCCGCCGCGGGGGCGTCGTGCACCTCCAGCGCCTCGCCGACCCGCAGGCGCACGTCCACGCCGTGCAGTTCGAGCGTCCCCAGCGCCGAGCCGATGCGGGCGGCACCGCCATCGGGGCGCGGCTCCAGCAGCAGGGTCAGACCGGTGATCGGGTCACCGGCGCTGCCCGGTTCGCTGGGCACGTCGCGGGAGGCGCCGGCCAGGGTCAGCAGCTCGCAGAACAGTTCCAGGGCGTCGCCCGAGAGCCGCGCCCCGGCGAGGTCGGAACCGGCCGCGGCCAGCTCGTTGACCGCGGCGTCGCGGCGGCGCTTGCGGCGGTCCTCTTCCTCCAGCAGCTCGGCGCGGCCCAGGGGGTCGTCGCTGAGGCGCGGCAGCTGGCCCGCGGGCGCGCGCTCGCCGCGTGTGCGGACGTTGACCTCGACGTCCACCTGGCCGCCCTCGGCCCAGGTGCGGCCGGGGTCGGGGGTGTCGTCCTCGTTGGCCAGGGCCAGGTGCCGCGCGGAGAACAGGCCGAACGCCGCGGCGAACAGGTCGTGCGCGGCCTCGGGTGTCGCCGCGTCGAACCACCCGGCCAGTGTCAGCAGGTCGCGGCGGCGCCCGGGGTCGACACCGCCCACCCCGGTGGCGCGCTTGACGTTGCCGAGCAGGGCGGTGATGGCGCGGCTGGTGGCGTCGCGCAGGCCGTCGACCTCCGAGGGGCGGCCGGGGCGGCCGATGAACCAGCCCGTCAGCCCGTCCCAGTCGGCGGCGCGCCGGCCGGGGGAGCGCTCCATGAGTTCGGTCTGGCCGCTGCGCGTCTCGCGGGGGACGAGCACGTTGCCGGAGTCGTCCGTGGCGGAGGGCGGCGCGCCGGAGTCGGCTGCGCGGGTGCCGAGCTCACCGGTGCCGAGCAGGGCCAGCAGCTGGCTCCGCTGCCGGTTGAGGGTGCTCAGCCGCTCCACGATCGGCTCGGAGTGGCGCAGCACGTCCTTGGCGATGAGTTCGACGTACTCCAGCAGCATGTGCTTGAAGCCCGACATCTCGGCCGGCGCGAGATCGTAGCGGGCGATCACCGAGCCGAGGTAGGCGTAGAAGTCGCGGACCGCCGCGGCGAACTCGTCGTGCTGCAGGAACAGCGTGGTGACCTGCTGGGCGAGCTGCTCGCGCAGGGTGCGCACCGAGGTCGCCTCAGGGCCGCGGCCGTGCTCGGCGGCCAGCAGCTCGCCCAGGGTGCGCTGGATGTCGGCGAGCCCCTGCTCGATGGCGGGCAGCAGCTCGCGCGAGACCTCGCGGGCGCCCTCGGCGACGGTGAGCATGCCGTCGACGTCGCGCTGCACGCGCATGGCGAGCTTGGCGACCTGGTAGCGGACGCGGCTGCGGGTGAACTCGGCGATGGACGCGGCGGGTTCCCGCCGCCCGGGCACCAGGTTCCCCCAGCGGGCCAGCTGCTCCAACCGGTCGACGACGGTCTCCGGGCGCGACTCGCCCTCGTCGATCTCGCCGCGACGCTCGGCCGCGGCCAGGGCAGCGGCGACCTCCCCGGCGCCGAGGTCGGCCAGCAGCGTGGAGGTGAAGAGGCGCATGATCGCCAGGTAGGTCCGGCGCTCCGGCGCGCTGAGGTAGCTGTAGAGCCGCAGCCGGTCCAGGTCCCCGGAGGCGCCGCGGGGGCCGTCCCCGCCGTCCCCGGCGGTCCCTTCGCCCCCGGCGGGGTGAGGCGTTTCGTCGGCATCGTTCAGCATGACCCGCCCCAACTTAGCGGTTCGGCGCGGCCGCCGACGCCATGCGCGCGGGTGATCCCCGCCCCGCCCCACCGCCGTCGGCGCCCACGGCGCCCTGATGGACCGGCGGTGGACCGCTGGGGAGAGGGGGGTGATTGGTGGGTGAACACGCGGGGAATTACTCCGCGGGGTCGTTTCCCAAGGGCGTGGGGGCTGCTCAGGGGGCGTTTCGGTGGGCTACTGTCAGCCGCGTACCCGCCGTGCCGCGCCGCCCGGTGGAGGGTGGACGCGCCCCGTGGCCCGTGTGCGCGGCGTCGACGCGGGATCCCCCGACGTTCGGCCGTCCCACAGGGGCGGGCCTGACCACACTGGAGGTCTCATGCTGCGGTTCCTGCGGTCCCGGCTCCTGCTGTACGTGGTCGGGGCGGGGGCGCTGGGCGCCCTCGTGTTCGCGGCGCTCGCGGCGCTGGGCCTGCTCGACGCGGGGACCGCGGTGGGGCTGGCCGCGACGGGCGTCGTCGGGGCGGCGGTGGCCGCCGTGGCGGTCATGGTGCGGCGGCTCGCGCGGCGGGTGAACCTGCTCAGCAGGGAGCTGGAGGCGCGCACGGGGGAGACCGTGCGGGCGGTCGAGGAGCACCAGGCCCGGACCGGAGCGTCGTTCGAGGAGGTGACGGCGGGGCTCGCGCGGCTGCGCGACGAGACACTGCCGAAGCTCAGCCGGGACGTGGTCCGGACCGTCAACACGCAGGGCCGCAACGACTACGAGCAGCAGGTCGCCTGGACCGAGCTGCGGGACTACCTCCAGCCCGGCCCGTTCATGCCGCCGCTGCGCGGCTGGGCCGCCTCGCCGGACGTGCTGCGGCTGCTGGTCCGCATCATCGACGAGCGGCGGCCGGACCTCGTGGTGGAGTGCGGCAGCGGCTCCTCCAACGTCTGGCTCGGTTACGCGCTGCGGCGGCTGGGCAGCGGGCGCCTGGTCGCGCTGGAGCACGAGGAGCGCTTCGCGGAGCTGTCCCGGGAACTCGTCACCGCGCACGGGCTCGACGACATCGTCGACATCCGGCACGCGCCGCTGACCGACTGGGTGCCCGAGGACGGGACGGCCGAGGACGCCGCCCAGCCCTGGTACGACCTGAAGGCGGTGGCCGACCTCAAGGAGATCGGCCTGGTGTTCGTGGACGGGCCGCCCGAGGCCACGGCCCCGCAGGCCCGCTACCCGGCCGTCCCCGCGCTCCTACCGCACTGCGCGACCGACGCGGTCATCGTCCTGGACGACACCGTGCGCCGCGCCGAGCGCGACCTGAGCGACCGGTGGCTGGCCGCCTACCCCGAGCTGTCCTGCCGCCCGGAGACGGTGGAGAAGGGCGCGCGGGTCTTCACGCGGAACGCCGACGTGTTCTGACGGTGGGAGCCGCGGCTCCCACCGTCAGAACGGCACTACGCCCCGATTCCCGTGTCGCGTCGCGTCAGGAGTCGAGGAGTTCGCCGACCGCGCGGTGCGCCTGGTCGATGGCGGTGTCGGTGTAGGCGTTGGGAGCGGCGTCGGAGTTGGCGATGGCGATGCGGCCGAGCTTCCGGCGGGCTGTCTCGGCCGGGGTGGGGCCGTCCGGCCAGAACCGGTCGAACGGGCGCGCGTACTCGCGGGCGTAGCCGTGCCCCCACCGGTTGACGGTGATCGCCTCGATGTCGCGCTTGGCGTCGAAGCCGCCGTCGCCGAGCGCGCGGTTGAGCGTCTGGCGGATGCTGCGCTCATAGCCCTCGAAGGGGATGTGCAGGATATTGTGCCGGGCGGCGATCGCGGCCTTGGCCGGGGCCATGCCCTCGGGGGAGGGCACCCCGATCATCTGGATGATGATGGGCTCGTCGGGGTCTTGCGGGTGCTTGTAGCCGCCCAGGCTGACGGGGTAGTCGAGCTGGGCGACGGCCCAGTCGCCGCTGGAGAAGCGGATGTGCCGCATGCCCAGCTCCACCCACGGCTGCCAGTTCTTGACCACGACGTTGGCGTAGATCAGCGGCTGCTTCGAGGCGTCCTTCATGGCGATGCGCTGGGTGCTGGGCAGCTCGGTCATGAGGAACTGGCCCATGACGTGCCAGGCGGCCATGACGACGTGCGTGGCCGTTGCCCGGTGCAGCTTGCCGTCGGTGCTGTGGTAGGTGACGAGCACGCGGTCGGCGGCGTCCGGACTTCCGTCGTGCTGGAGGTTGGTGCAGGGCGAGGCCAGCCGCAGCCGGACGTCGTTGTCCGGCTTGTCGAGCTCGGTGTAGTCGAACTCGGCGAGCACGACGCTGTCCATGTCGAGCGTGTCCTTGCCCGGCACGGAGTTGGGGATGAGGCGGTGCACCAGCAGCCGCGCGATGCTCGCGTTGCCGTCGGGGAAGTGGTAGATGTACGGGTCCTCGTGGCCCCAGAAGCGCTGCACCGAGAAGGCGTTGAGCCGGTGCGCCGTGGAGTCGTCGAGGTTGAGGCCGTCGAAGCCGGGGTAGCCGTCGGCCCACGCGTCCAGGGCGCTCCAGTCGGCGGCGGGCACGGCCCACTCGTCGCTGGTCAGGGAGCGGCAGAAGTTCACCGCCTCCTCGCCCATGCCGGCGATGTCGCGGAGGTAGTCGGTGTAGGTCGTCTCGGCGAGACGGGTCTTCTTCTCGTCGTCGCTCAGGCCCGGCATCCAGTCCTCGGGCTTGTCGAGCAGGGTGACGAGGTCGGCGCGGCCCTCGTCGGTCAGCGGGGCGTCGGCGAGCCAGTCCTCGGTGGACATGTCCTTGGAGCGGACGGCGAGGTGGTCGCGGCCGAAGTCCTCGTAGCGGAAGAAGACGGTGTCGCCTTCCTCGGCCAGCTTGAACTTGTCGTAGAACTTCTGGTCGAAGTACTTCTCGAACTTCTTGAGGTCGATCCCGAGGTCCGTGAGGAGGCCCTTGGCCTCCGTGCTGTACACGGAGGGGGTGTCGATGGCCTGGGTGCCGCCGTAGCCGATGAGGACCTGGTCGCGGCCCTCGGGGTGGAACTCGTTGCGCCGCGCGTGCCCGCCGAACTCGTCGTGGTTGTCGAGGATGAGGACCTTCGCGCCCGGGTTGCGCTTCCGGTAGAAGTAGGCGGAGGCCAGCCCGCTGATTCCGGCGCCGACGACCACCAGGTCGTAGTGCTCGCCGGTGTCCTCGACGGAGGCGGTGTTGGTGACGCTGCCGAGGCGGTTGTCGCGGATGGCGTGCGGGATGCTCAGCGCCTGCGGGGTGTTGCCGCGCAGGCCGGTCAGCTCCGGCGGGTAGTCGGCGCCGTCGGGCACCGCGACGGGCGAGGCGGGGCTGGCGGCCCACGGGCGGTCGCCGCCCGGCGCGCATCCGGCGAGTGCCGTCACCGCCGCTCCGGCGACGGCGGTCGCGGCGACCCCGTCGAAGAAATCGCGTCGGCTGATCTTCGCGTCCATGCCCAGCTCGCGGTCACTGGAGGCTGGACAGCGCGGCTCCTCGGCCATGTTCTCCCCTTTGGTATCCCCCGTGCACCCTCGCCGGGGCCAGCTGAACACGGGGGGTATCAGGGCGGCGACACGACGTACCGTCTGCTTTGGGCTCTTTGCCGTGTGTTGACACGCCGGAGCGGCGGGGTGCGAACGTCTTCGAAAGGTCGGCGGTGCGGGAACGCACCGCGGAACCCCGAAAAGGCTAGTTCCTCGCCAAGGGGTGATTTGGGGCGATTTGCCGGATTTTTAGCCCGTCAATGGTGAATTATCATCGGCGTGCGCGCTCGGTGTCCGACACGCGACACGCCGACGTGACCTGGGGTGATGTGGATCAGAGGGGGGAGTGGGCCACGACTCAGGGAACGACCAGGACCAGAGCCTCGGCGACGAGAGCAGGGCGCTCCCCGCCCTCGATCTCCACCTCGTGCCGCAGCGTCAGCAGGAGCCCCTTGTCGGTCTCCTTGACTTCGACCAGTTCGATCCCGTCGCGGACGCGCGCACCCTCGGTCACCGGCTGCAGGAAGCGGACCTTGTTCAGGCCGTAGTTGATGCCCATCTTCGGGGCTTTCTCCAGCGTGTAGACGCGCGGTCCGAAGTAGGCGAGGAGGGAGAGGGTGAGGTAGCCGTGCGCGATCGTGCGGCCGAAGGGGCCCTCCGCGGCGCGCTCGGCGTCGACATGGATCCACTGGTGGTCGCCGGTGGCGTCGGCGAAGCGGTCGATCCGGTCCTGGGTGACGGTGAGCCAGTCGCTGTGGCCCAGGTGCTCACCCTCGGCGGCGACGAGTTCGGAGATGTCGGCGAACTTCCGCATGGTCTGCTGCGCTCCCCACGGTCGGATGGAACTACCGGTCTCGAGGACGACGGCCGGGCGCGGCCTGCGGCCGACTCTAGCGTGCACCGACCAAGCGGTATGTGACCGGGGTCATAGTTCGGGGCGGGGTCGTCGGCCATGGGTCAGTCGTCGACCGCGAGTGTGGCCGTGAGCTCGTCGAACACCACGTCGCTGCGGTAGGCACGCTCCGCCCGCGTCTCATACACGTAGATCCGCGTGAAGGTGAGCGGATGGGCGACGCCCTGCGGGACCGGGAACTCGATCTTCCGCCAACCGCTCCAGTCGATTTCCGGGCCGCGCAGCGTGTGCGTGCGCCCCTCGGCGTCGACGACCGTGAGGGCGGTCCCGGCGCCCTGCGCGTCCCCGCGCACCCGCAGACCGAACGAGAAGGCCTGCCGGTCGAGCCGGATGGGGGCGGGCGGGTGGGCGTAGGCGGCGCGCGTGCCCTGGGAGCGGGTGAAGTCGTAGGTGAGGGCGAGGCCGTCGCCCGAGTGGCCGGGTACCGGGCGTACCGACGCCTCGGCGCGTGCGGCGGAAGCCGTCCACCGCGCCGCGTCGTCGAATCCGGAGACCGGTTCGGTCACCGTGCCGAGGCGGACGGGAACGACGGTCCGCGCACCGCCGTCCGACCCGGCGACCGAGATCGCGATCTCGCCGGTGCCGCGCTCGGCCCGGGGCTCGACGCGGAAGGTCCCGTCGGCCTGGGGAGCGACGTCGACCAGCTCGGGATCGAAGTCGAGGACGGCGTCATCCGGCGCGATGGGGGCGCGGGCGCCGTCGGGAGCGACACCGGTCAGCACGAACCGGGCGGACTGCGAGGTGTCGGGGAAGGCGAGTGAGGCGGGTGCGGCCGTGATCCGCTGGGGACCGGGCAGCACCTCCAACTCGATTGTTCCGCGCATCGGTCCCCACCGTGCGGTGACCGTCGCCGTGCCCGGCGCGTCGGCGGTGTACCGGACGTCCCGGCTGCCGGAGACCGTCCCGTTCGACGCCGACCAGCGCAGACTTTCGGGGCGGGGGTAGCGGACGGGGCCGTAGGCCTCGTCGTGCGTCGTGGCGACGAGGGCGCGCCGCAGCCCGGAGAAGACGCGGTAGGGGTCGGCCTGGCGGGGAAGGGCGGAACCGCGCGGCGGTCGCGACTGGACGCGGGGGCGGATCCAGACGCCGCGCACCTTCCCGGAGCCGGGAGGGGAGAGCACGACCAGCCCGTTGGGAACCGCGCGGAAGAGTCCACCGGTGCGGTTCCGGACACCGGGCGCGGTCGCGCCGGGCTCGCGGGCCAGCAGCGTCGAGGACCCGCCGCCGTCGAGTTCGAGGGCGTCCGCGGCCCCGGCGCGCAGCATCCGCCTCGCCATCTCGCGCAGCGTCGCCCCCGGTGTTCGCGCTGTCCGGCCGTCCGCGGTCATCAGGTACATCCGGCGCCCATCGGCGGAGAATCCGATGGCGGTGCGCGGGTGGCGCGAGGCATCGTCGGGGGCGGTCACCCGCCCGTCGCGAAGGAGGACATGGCGTCCGCCCACGGCGGTATGCGGCCGGACGCCATCGGCGGTGAGGTCGTAGTCCAGCGCGACCGCGTCCCCCTCGTCGACCTGCTCCAACCGGTCGGCCGCTGTGTCCACGCCGACGAGCATGGTCGTGCCGGGACCGATGTCCCCGCTGCCGGGCTTGTCACGGACGTCGCGCACAACACCGTCGGTGATCTCCAGCTCGGTGACGCGCTCGGCGTCCCGGGTGGCGCGTTCGCGCGGGTGCTCACCCCAGTCGGAGGTGAAGGCGCCGACGCCGTCGTCGGGAATCTCGTGGCTGTTCAACCGGTCGATCCGTAACGGCCCGCTGGGCAGAGTGGCCGACCCGGTGAAGCGCACCCGCTGGATCCGCCCGGTTCCATCAGACTCAAACGTCGCGGCGTTCACATGCGTCCCCGTGGGCGACTTCAACACGCGCCCGTCACGAACAGCGGCGCCAATCGGCGCGGAGGAGAGGTTGATGTCGAAGTAGTCCCCGTTGACGGCGGCCACGGCGGTGTCATGGGGCTTCACCATCTGCGGCAGGGGAGCCGCACCGGTCACGGTCCCGCTGTCGACGTACCCGATGGTCGCGCCCCCACCATCGTCGAGATCGACGCTGAGCGTACTGAAGTGCTGTCGACGCGCGGTCGTCCCATCGGGCTCTTCGCGCACCTCGGTCGAGGTGAGCACCATCCCCGGAGCGACAGGCTGCGACCGCGACGTCTCTGCACCCAGCGCGTCCACGACATCGGCGACAGCCGCGGGCGAGAGGAGAACCAGGAGGAGGGGGATGACCAGCGCGGACAAGAACGCTCGCGCCGTGCCGAAACGGCTGGACACAGAACAACCTCCGAACGGCGGACGCCACCTGGTGTTGCGATGCCGAAGCGGAGTGTAACCATGTGTCCCCTGTGTCTAGACGAACGCCGCGCGGCCCTCAGTTGAATTTCGGCTGGTACCTGCGAACGCGTTTTCGATCCTTATCTCGTGAACTCGCCGGTAACCAGCCGGGCCGTCGGAACACTGGCCCTCATGTAACCAAGGAGGCACTATGTCTGTCATGACCATAGGAAGGTCCGAGCCGCAGCAGCGTCCGTTAACAGTAGAGGACCTGCAGCGGATGCCCGACGACGGGAGGCGGTACGAGCTGGTCGGCGGGAGGCTTGACGTGTCGCCCGCACCGGTCTCCCTGCATACCCGCATCGAAACACGGCTGTCCTATCACCTGACGGGCATTGCGCCTGACGGATACGAGGTGCAGACGGGGCCCGGGGTGAACTTTAACGCTGACCGCACTGACCACCGGATCCCCGACGTCGCCGTGTTCCGGGAGGAGGACTTCGAGGAGCCGTACTTCACCCGGCCTCCATTGTTGGCCGTGGAAGTCGTCTCTCCGGACAGCATTTTCCGGGACAACCACACGAAACGGTCCGAGTACGAGAAGTTCGGGATCGAGTCCTACTGGATCATCAACCCCCTGGCGGACAAGCCAGGACTACTCGAACTGCGACTTGTGGACGGCGCCTATCGGGAGGTCTCCCAGGTCTTCGGCATGAGCCTCTTCGAGACGGATGCCCCGTTTCCGGTGAAGTTCGTGCCGCACTGGCTTGTCGCTGACGGCGCATGGAAGACGTCCATCGGCGGCGAACACGGACCCGACTGATCCGCCACCCCGTCATTCCTCAGGCCAGGCTCGCCGCGTCGGCCGGTCGGGAGCCCTGGTGGTCGAGGGTGACCGACCGGACGGCAAGGGCACGCAGGGTGCGCGCGTCGATTTCGTGGCCCAGGCCGGGTTGGGTCAGGGGGATCGGGGTGATGCCGTCGTGGGCGCGTACCGGTGGGACCGCGACGTCGCGGGCGTGGATGCCGCCGGCTCCCGGCATTTCGCTGGGGAGGCTGATGCCCGGGAGGGAGGCGAGCGCGACGATGGCCGCGCGGCCGATTCCGGATTCACCGTCGGAGCCGCACCATACGTCCCATCCCGCGTCGGCGGCGCGGTCGTGGGCGCGGCGGGCCGGGGTGAGGCCGCCCATGCGGGCGACGCGGAGGTTGAGGGCGCCCGCGGCCTCCAGGCGGATGGCGTCGTCGAGGGTTGCCAGAGAGTCGACCGAGGTGTCCAGGGCGATGGTGGTGCGCATGTCGCGGCGGAGGCGGGCGTGCGCCGCGAGGTCGTCATCGGCGAAGGGCTGTTCGACGGCGAGCAGGCCGTACTCGTCCAGGGCGCGCAGGGCCTCCAGGTCGGCGGGGTCCTCGGTGTAGCGTCCCCGCCCTGTCACCTGCAGCACCAGGAACGGGAAGCTCTCCTGAACTGCGCGGATGGGTTCAACGTCCCAGCCGGGTTCGATCTCCAGCCGGATGCGCCGGAATCCGGAGCCGACCTGCCGGTTGACCTCCAGGACCATGGAGTCCAACGAGGGCTGGCGGTCGATGGTGACACCGGCGGTGATGGCGGTGCGTTCACCGCCGAGCGCGTGGGAGAGCGGCGTGCCGCGCTGCTTGCTCCACAGGTCCCAGCAGGCGACGTCGAGGCCGGACGCCACGGCCGGGTCGTGCGGCAGGTCCACCCAGGCCAAAGCGGCCTCGGTCGGGCGCATCCAGGAGTGTCGCAGCAGCGCGGGGGAGAAGCCGTCCACCAGCGCACGCCACCGGTCGGCGTCGACGGCCGGGATCTCGCCCCAGCCGCAGACCCCGTTGTCGTCGGTCACCCGGACCAGGGCGTGCTGGACCTGGCGTGGTCGTCTCTCCGCCGCGCGGGCCCCGGACCTGGGGTGGGCCGGCGGCAGGCGGACCAGAGTCGCGTCGATCGTCGCGACCCGAGTGACCGTTGCCGGTTCCGTGCGTGACACGCGCGCTCCGCCTCCAAAGCGTTCGGGAGTGTGCGGGGGGATGTCCCTCCACTCGAAGGTATCCCGTCTTATCGACCCCGACCACCTCGGGCTTCGGCGCCGTCCGCGGCTCACCGGCGGGTTCGCGGTTCAGCGGGTGGCGCTGAACACAACGGATGAGGGCAGCTCGGTCCGCTCGACCGCGCCGAATCGATCCCGCACCGCGGACTCGATGGCGGCGAACTCCTCCGCGGTGAGGCGGAACCGCGCCGGAACGCGGTGCCAGGTGATGACGGTACGGCCGCCCGGTCGCAGAACCCGGTGGAACTCCGCGACGCCGTCGTCGAGGCGAGGCCACATCGCCACAGTGTTCACCGACACCACAAGGTCCACCGACTCGTCGTCCATGCACGTCGAATCGGCTCCGCCGAGCCGGATACGCACGCGGCCGTCCCGCACCGCCGCCGCATTGCGCCGCTGGGCCATCCGCACCATTTCGGCGGACGGGTCGACGCCGGTCACGGTGACATTCGGGCGCGCCGCCAGCATCTCAATGAGGACGCCCGGACCGTGCCCGACCTCTAGGACGTGCGCCCCCTCGGGAACGTCGAGGATATCCATGATCTCCGCCTGCGCCCCGCGGTTGGCCCAGGCCAGGACCCATCCCGCCAGTCGGCCGACCAGGCCGCGGGGCAGAGCGAAGGGGTTGGCGCCGGGCGGTTCGCCCGTCCACAACTGCCTGTGCCTGCTGTCCGGACGTTCG contains:
- a CDS encoding phosphodiester glycosidase family protein, which produces MSSRFGTARAFLSALVIPLLLVLLSPAAVADVVDALGAETSRSQPVAPGMVLTSTEVREEPDGTTARRQHFSTLSVDLDDGGGATIGYVDSGTVTGAAPLPQMVKPHDTAVAAVNGDYFDINLSSAPIGAAVRDGRVLKSPTGTHVNAATFESDGTGRIQRVRFTGSATLPSGPLRIDRLNSHEIPDDGVGAFTSDWGEHPRERATRDAERVTELEITDGVVRDVRDKPGSGDIGPGTTMLVGVDTAADRLEQVDEGDAVALDYDLTADGVRPHTAVGGRHVLLRDGRVTAPDDASRHPRTAIGFSADGRRMYLMTADGRTARTPGATLREMARRMLRAGAADALELDGGGSSTLLAREPGATAPGVRNRTGGLFRAVPNGLVVLSPPGSGKVRGVWIRPRVQSRPPRGSALPRQADPYRVFSGLRRALVATTHDEAYGPVRYPRPESLRWSASNGTVSGSRDVRYTADAPGTATVTARWGPMRGTIELEVLPGPQRITAAPASLAFPDTSQSARFVLTGVAPDGARAPIAPDDAVLDFDPELVDVAPQADGTFRVEPRAERGTGEIAISVAGSDGGARTVVPVRLGTVTEPVSGFDDAARWTASAARAEASVRPVPGHSGDGLALTYDFTRSQGTRAAYAHPPAPIRLDRQAFSFGLRVRGDAQGAGTALTVVDAEGRTHTLRGPEIDWSGWRKIEFPVPQGVAHPLTFTRIYVYETRAERAYRSDVVFDELTATLAVDD
- a CDS encoding TIGR02678 family protein, coding for MSRRDPLGSPEKAAFGGLDAIEAAQVRRCARVLLRRPLLRADGPDGDALPAMRRYADRLQALFAGYLGYRLVIEPTFARLYKTGRTPDGVRGAHKHNGAPFTPRGYAYLALVLAALTGGGRQLLLSGLVADVRAAGTEAGLDLGTGIVDRRALAAALRLLIDLGVLTETDGSVAPWADDASREALLTVDLELLGHLVAAPLGRFPSAEALSRSAGAGAEERHRVRRRLVEDPVVLASGLAPEQWDWLRTNLRSEAHLLEELLGLRLEVRSQGVLAVDPEGYLTDRVFPGTGTIARIALLAAAELLADGSSDAADGADTAAAPCEADGEEGAAPAPDGSAATDGGPWTTVSLDRLGTVVAGLVERYPQAWSKDAVRDTRRLARSVADTLAQSGLARRSPGGLVQISPAAARYRPVPDGPPGTDAPGDGDSPDPAPAADDAQDSLFSL
- a CDS encoding MaoC family dehydratase encodes the protein MRKFADISELVAAEGEHLGHSDWLTVTQDRIDRFADATGDHQWIHVDAERAAEGPFGRTIAHGYLTLSLLAYFGPRVYTLEKAPKMGINYGLNKVRFLQPVTEGARVRDGIELVEVKETDKGLLLTLRHEVEIEGGERPALVAEALVLVVP
- a CDS encoding Uma2 family endonuclease — protein: MSVMTIGRSEPQQRPLTVEDLQRMPDDGRRYELVGGRLDVSPAPVSLHTRIETRLSYHLTGIAPDGYEVQTGPGVNFNADRTDHRIPDVAVFREEDFEEPYFTRPPLLAVEVVSPDSIFRDNHTKRSEYEKFGIESYWIINPLADKPGLLELRLVDGAYREVSQVFGMSLFETDAPFPVKFVPHWLVADGAWKTSIGGEHGPD
- a CDS encoding DUF2397 domain-containing protein, producing the protein MLNDADETPHPAGGEGTAGDGGDGPRGASGDLDRLRLYSYLSAPERRTYLAIMRLFTSTLLADLGAGEVAAALAAAERRGEIDEGESRPETVVDRLEQLARWGNLVPGRREPAASIAEFTRSRVRYQVAKLAMRVQRDVDGMLTVAEGAREVSRELLPAIEQGLADIQRTLGELLAAEHGRGPEATSVRTLREQLAQQVTTLFLQHDEFAAAVRDFYAYLGSVIARYDLAPAEMSGFKHMLLEYVELIAKDVLRHSEPIVERLSTLNRQRSQLLALLGTGELGTRAADSGAPPSATDDSGNVLVPRETRSGQTELMERSPGRRAADWDGLTGWFIGRPGRPSEVDGLRDATSRAITALLGNVKRATGVGGVDPGRRRDLLTLAGWFDAATPEAAHDLFAAAFGLFSARHLALANEDDTPDPGRTWAEGGQVDVEVNVRTRGERAPAGQLPRLSDDPLGRAELLEEEDRRKRRRDAAVNELAAAGSDLAGARLSGDALELFCELLTLAGASRDVPSEPGSAGDPITGLTLLLEPRPDGGAARIGSALGTLELHGVDVRLRVGEALEVHDAPAAEGADTADEEARR
- a CDS encoding FAD-dependent oxidoreductase; its protein translation is MAEEPRCPASSDRELGMDAKISRRDFFDGVAATAVAGAAVTALAGCAPGGDRPWAASPASPVAVPDGADYPPELTGLRGNTPQALSIPHAIRDNRLGSVTNTASVEDTGEHYDLVVVGAGISGLASAYFYRKRNPGAKVLILDNHDEFGGHARRNEFHPEGRDQVLIGYGGTQAIDTPSVYSTEAKGLLTDLGIDLKKFEKYFDQKFYDKFKLAEEGDTVFFRYEDFGRDHLAVRSKDMSTEDWLADAPLTDEGRADLVTLLDKPEDWMPGLSDDEKKTRLAETTYTDYLRDIAGMGEEAVNFCRSLTSDEWAVPAADWSALDAWADGYPGFDGLNLDDSTAHRLNAFSVQRFWGHEDPYIYHFPDGNASIARLLVHRLIPNSVPGKDTLDMDSVVLAEFDYTELDKPDNDVRLRLASPCTNLQHDGSPDAADRVLVTYHSTDGKLHRATATHVVMAAWHVMGQFLMTELPSTQRIAMKDASKQPLIYANVVVKNWQPWVELGMRHIRFSSGDWAVAQLDYPVSLGGYKHPQDPDEPIIIQMIGVPSPEGMAPAKAAIAARHNILHIPFEGYERSIRQTLNRALGDGGFDAKRDIEAITVNRWGHGYAREYARPFDRFWPDGPTPAETARRKLGRIAIANSDAAPNAYTDTAIDQAHRAVGELLDS
- a CDS encoding class I SAM-dependent methyltransferase is translated as MLRFLRSRLLLYVVGAGALGALVFAALAALGLLDAGTAVGLAATGVVGAAVAAVAVMVRRLARRVNLLSRELEARTGETVRAVEEHQARTGASFEEVTAGLARLRDETLPKLSRDVVRTVNTQGRNDYEQQVAWTELRDYLQPGPFMPPLRGWAASPDVLRLLVRIIDERRPDLVVECGSGSSNVWLGYALRRLGSGRLVALEHEERFAELSRELVTAHGLDDIVDIRHAPLTDWVPEDGTAEDAAQPWYDLKAVADLKEIGLVFVDGPPEATAPQARYPAVPALLPHCATDAVIVLDDTVRRAERDLSDRWLAAYPELSCRPETVEKGARVFTRNADVF